A stretch of DNA from Solea senegalensis isolate Sse05_10M unplaced genomic scaffold, IFAPA_SoseM_1 scf7180000014306, whole genome shotgun sequence:
GGTTCTCAAACTGTCTCTTTCCGTACGTCATCTGTCCCACCATCGCACCGAGTGCCGCTCCCTGCAGGACAGAGACAGCAGCGTCACAGACGtccccacagacacacagacggacagacagacagacgtacCAAAGCGCCGACAGCAGCAGAAACGGATCCTCCGCCTGGAGCCGCCGTCCGAGCGCCGACGCTGAGGACGAAGCGTCTCAGAGACAAAGACGCGAGACGACAGCTGTCCTGAGACGACACCATGTACCTGCACAGTATTCACACGTTCACAGGTACAgtattcacacgttcacacggTACAGTATCACAGTATTCACACGCTCACAGGCACAGcacatcacattcatcacaggCACAGTATTCACACGGTACAGTATTCACACGCTCACAGGCACAGTATTCACTTGTCACGTACAGCATattcacacatgtacagtattcaCACGGGCACAGTATTCACACGCTTCATGTACAGTATTCACACAGGCACAGTATTCACAcgtttacatgtacagtattcaCACGTTCACAGGCACAGTATTCACACGTTTCATGTACAGTATTCACACGTTCACAGGCACAgtattcacacgttcacatgtacTCACTCGATGATTCTCTCCCTGGGGTTAAATGGACTCAGTGAGTCCAGACCCAGTTTACTGATCACCtgacaacagacaaacacacaggtcatgtgactttgCAGCAGTTGTGACCAACAGTGTCGTCATGACGACATGTCAGCTGACCAGTCGGACTTTGTGCTCCTCCTCCAGGACGAACAGCTGATCTTTGTGGATGTAGAAGTCTGCGCAGTCGAGCAGAGCTCTGAGCGGAACCAGCCCAACGATCTGAGAACCTACCACGGGCAGGTTCAGCTcctggatggacagacagacagacagacagacagatgtgaccctgtgtttgtctttcatgacatgatgtcatgtgacctctgctgttgacctctgacctccgcCTCCCTGCAGATTTCCTGGTAGACGGTGTGGACAGGTGTCCTCTCATAGTCCAGGATGTTGGTGGACACCTGAGCGAGGTTGGACTCATCCAGGAACCAGCCCAGACCCTGGACCTTCTCCAGCCGCCCGGgctgagacacacaaacaaactcatcaacacacacacacacacacacacacacacacaggtgagtcccAATGGATTAAAGTCacactcccagcatgcacctgtCCTCTGCCCCGCCCCTGCTCCCTGATGTCCAGAGCGATGCGGTGCGCCTGCTCTTTGGTGGCGATCAGGTTCACGTTGTAAGCGATCAGGAACTTGCGAGCACCGGTTACAGTGGCGCCCCAGGACGGAATGAAGGAGGCGGGGCCAAAGTCTGGCATCCACTCGTCACGCTTGAGCTTtagcaaacacaaaatatgaaacatttgtgtctgcactgacaGGAAGTTTGCCCgccacaataaaagcatgttacCTTCTCAGGTAAAGCTTCGTACTCTCCAGCTCTCACTGCTGGaagactccgcctcctctccTGACGAGCGGCTTCTCCATAAAGATAAACTAACAACACGTGTGTGTTGTTAGTCTCTGTTCAGAGTCacgtttaaataaagttaacattcAAAATCTCTGTTTCTTACCGGGGACGTTCAACATGTCCGCCAACTTCTGTCCAAACACCGACGCACAGTGGACACAATCATCCATGGAGACGTTCTGCACGGGGATGAAGGGACAGACGTCCAACGCTCCTGTACGAGGGTGTTCacctacacgcacacacatctgCCTGAGTACGCAGTCCCGCCCCCTCTCACCTGAGTGcgaggccccgccccctctcacCTGAGTGCTTGGTCATGTCGATGAGGCTGAAGGCCCGGCGTGCTGCGTTCAGTGCCGCCTCCACCACAACCTCAGGAGAACCAACAAACGTGAAGACGGTTCTGTTCGTGGAGACGCCCGAGTCCACGTCCAGCAGAGAACACGCGTGTGTCCCGGAGATGGACGCCGCAATGGCATCGATCACCTgaccgcacacacacgcacacacacaagttaaaaTTCAATCTGCTCCtcacagaggtcaaaggtcagtggtTCAAACAAATTTGAGTTTAAAGATTAATCTCAGTTTTCATCGGAAGACCAAAGAAAACCACACTGAACCAGATTACTTAACATAATCTGATTACAGTCACAATGAAACAGATTATATGAGAATGAACTCAGATTCAATATCAAGATataatcagattgaatttgaaGATATAATCAGATTAAGTGTGAACATATAATCAGATTAAATATGAAGATATATAATCAGGTTA
This window harbors:
- the ftcd gene encoding formimidoyltransferase-cyclodeaminase isoform X1 — its product is MTQLVECVPNFSEGRNQEVIDAIAASISGTHACSLLDVDSGVSTNRTVFTFVGSPEVVVEAALNAARRAFSLIDMTKHSGEHPRTGALDVCPFIPVQNVSMDDCVHCASVFGQKLADMLNVPVYLYGEAARQERRRSLPAVRAGEYEALPEKLKRDEWMPDFGPASFIPSWGATVTGARKFLIAYNVNLIATKEQAHRIALDIREQGRGRGQPGRLEKVQGLGWFLDESNLAQVSTNILDYERTPVHTVYQEICREAEELNLPVVGSQIVGLVPLRALLDCADFYIHKDQLFVLEEEHKVRLVISKLGLDSLSPFNPRERIIEYMVSSQDSCRLASLSLRRFVLSVGARTAAPGGGSVSAAVGALGAALGAMVGQMTYGKRQFENLDVTMRRLIPPFHQAMNELLRTVDEDACVFNGYMAALKMPKTTAEEVQSRDAALQVALQLAVSVPLALAEKVNDLWSPLKEMVVHGNVSCKSDVQVAAKALETAVYGAYFNVMINLKDVTDDIFIATTQQRATTLLHEAQDATAAVLLAAEGRK
- the ftcd gene encoding formimidoyltransferase-cyclodeaminase isoform X2, translating into MTQLVECVPNFSEGRNQEVIDAIAASISGTHACSLLDVDSGVSTNRTVFTFVGSPEVVVEAALNAARRAFSLIDMTKHSGEHPRTGALDVCPFIPVQNVSMDDCVHCASVFGQKLADMLNVPVYLYGEAARQERRRSLPAVRAGEYEALPEKLKRDEWMPDFGPASFIPSWGATVTGARKFLIAYNVNLIATKEQAHRIALDIREQGRGRGQPGRLEKVQGLGWFLDESNLAQVSTNILDYERTPVHTVYQEICREAEELNLPVVGSQIVGLVPLRALLDCADFYIHKDQLFVLEEEHKVRLVISKLGLDSLSPFNPRERIIEYMVSSQDSCRLASLSLRRFVLSVGARTAAPGGGSVSAAVGALGAALGAMVGQMTYGKRQFENLDVTMRRLIPPFHQAMNELLRTVDEDACVFNGYMAALKMPKTTAEEVQRDAALQVALQLAVSVPLALAEKVNDLWSPLKEMVVHGNVSCKSDVQVAAKALETAVYGAYFNVMINLKDVTDDIFIATTQQRATTLLHEAQDATAAVLLAAEGRK